Proteins from a single region of Streptococcus mitis:
- a CDS encoding MurR/RpiR family transcriptional regulator, whose amino-acid sequence MDKPDIATLIDSHFEEMTDLEQEIARYFLQAETIADDLSSQQVTQKLHISQAALTRFSKKCGFTGYREFIFQYLHQAKKQGTHSHKHSPLTNRVLRSYSNMREQTQDLIDEEQLERIAQLIEDADRVYFFGTGSSGLVAREMKLRFMRLGVVCEALTDQDGFAWTTSIMDENCLVLGFSLSGSTPSILDSLLDAKEMGAQTVLFTSVPNKDSQAYTETVLVASHSQSSYIQRISAQLPMLFFIDLIYAYFLEINRESKEKIFNSYWENKKLNGYRRQKRVRKS is encoded by the coding sequence ATGGACAAACCAGATATAGCAACCCTCATTGATTCTCACTTCGAAGAAATGACAGACCTAGAGCAAGAAATCGCTCGCTATTTTTTGCAAGCTGAAACCATTGCAGATGATTTATCTTCTCAGCAGGTCACTCAAAAATTACATATCTCTCAAGCTGCTCTGACCCGCTTTTCTAAAAAATGTGGTTTTACAGGCTATCGAGAATTTATTTTCCAATACCTGCACCAAGCAAAGAAACAGGGCACTCATTCTCACAAACATAGTCCTTTAACCAACCGAGTTCTTAGAAGCTATAGTAATATGCGGGAACAAACACAGGACTTGATTGACGAAGAACAACTGGAACGAATCGCCCAGTTAATCGAAGATGCTGATCGTGTCTACTTCTTCGGAACAGGGAGTTCTGGCCTCGTAGCTCGTGAAATGAAATTACGCTTTATGCGTCTAGGTGTGGTCTGCGAGGCTTTGACCGATCAAGACGGTTTTGCTTGGACAACCAGTATTATGGATGAGAATTGTCTCGTACTCGGTTTTTCACTTTCTGGCTCAACTCCTTCTATTTTAGATAGTCTATTAGACGCGAAAGAGATGGGGGCACAGACTGTACTTTTTACAAGTGTTCCCAATAAAGATAGTCAGGCCTATACAGAGACTGTTCTTGTAGCTAGTCACAGCCAGTCTTCTTATATCCAACGTATATCCGCTCAACTTCCTATGCTCTTCTTTATCGATTTGATTTATGCCTACTTTTTGGAAATCAATCGAGAAAGCAAGGAAAAAATCTTTAATAGCTATTGGGAAAATAAAAAACTCAACGGCTATCGTAGACAAAAACGTGTAAGAAAATCCTAG
- a CDS encoding type II toxin-antitoxin system RelE/ParE family toxin, translating to MDYKKYRILYSPRVIDSLDKIYQYIAEEIGSVEAARRKVANIRKDINRLEIFPQAGFDADEKFGKKLDPHYQTRGLTLSKDYIVLYTIVEDTVRLAYLLPSKSDYMKLFKTKSRYD from the coding sequence ATGGATTATAAAAAATATAGGATTTTGTATTCTCCTAGAGTGATTGATAGTCTGGATAAAATATATCAGTATATAGCGGAGGAAATTGGTTCTGTAGAGGCTGCGAGACGAAAAGTAGCCAATATTAGAAAAGATATTAATCGTCTAGAAATTTTCCCCCAAGCTGGATTTGATGCCGATGAAAAATTTGGTAAGAAATTAGATCCTCACTATCAAACGCGAGGATTGACCTTGAGTAAGGATTACATCGTATTATATACAATTGTGGAGGATACTGTCAGACTTGCTTATTTACTCCCTTCAAAAAGTGATTATATGAAATTATTTAAGACTAAGTCAAGATACGACTAA